AAATTCAAGATCGGATTTTTTACATAAACTATCTACTCAATTAATAAATAAATACAATGCTATAGCGATAGAAGACCTAAATATGAAAGGTATGAGCCAAACATTGAAATTTGGTAAAAGCGTATCTGATAATGGTTGGGGAATGTTCATTGCAATGCTTAAATATAAAGC
This genomic window from Vallitalea longa contains:
- a CDS encoding RNA-guided endonuclease InsQ/TnpB family protein, which translates into the protein RFFRMLEAKLIKAQRKLSRMVRFSNNWYKQKTKVARIHYKIKNSRSDFLHKLSTQLINKYNAIAIEDLNMKGMSQTLKFGKSVSDNGWGMFIAMLKYKA